CCTCGGTAACCGGGCGTCCGACGACCAGATAATCAGCTCCGTAATCAATAGCCATTTTTGGAGTGAGCGCCCTTTTGTGATCGTTTCGGCTTCTCCCCTCGGGGCGTATACCAGGAGCAACTATTACGAGGCTGCTTCCAAACTCCCGCCTTATTTCCCGTATCGACTCCCCCGAAGCCACAACTCCGTCACAGCCGGCTTCGATCGACCTTCGTGTAAAAACCCGTACGTACTCATCAAGCTCCAGATTCTCGTTCATCATAAGCGCTCTCAGGTCGTCCTGATCGAGGCTTGAGAGAAAAGTGAGGGAAAGAATAAGAGGCCGGTCTCTTTTGCCACGGCCTTCCTTCGCGGCAGCCACCGTCGCCTTTCCGCCGTTTATGGTAACGAACTCTACTCCCTCGGGCACCGCCCGAAGCGCGGCCGTAATCGTACGGTCTATGTCTCCCATCTTGAGATCAAGGAAAACTCTCTTTCCAAGTCCCACGAGCTCCTTTACAAAGCTCATCCCCTCGCGCATAAAAAGCTGGTAGCCGACCTTGTAGATGCCGATCCTTTCGCCAAGAAGCTCCACAAGGGCAAGAGCTTCCTCGCTTGAGTCAAAGTCAAGCGCTATTATGAGCCTCTCGCAGCTCTGCGGCGCCCTCTCTCCATTGTTCTCCGGTCCCATGACTTGAAAATCCCTTTGTGTTGTGTGCCGCGACGTTATATCGCTCCGGCGAGAATAAACGGGATAAAGCATACCCGGCAAACGCGCACCATGCTTATGGCTACAACCCGATTTCCCCCATGTTAGCCGGGAAGCTGTTTTGCTTGACCTGCGTTGTCACGGCGTTATCATCTACGGTGACATGCGAGTCGTAGTCGCTAAACCCAGAGGATTCTGCGCAGGAGTCGAAAGGGCGATCGAAATAGTCGAAAGGGCCCTTGAGATGTACGGTCCCCCTATCTATGTCCGCCACGCCATAGTTCACAATAAAAGGGTAGTGGATTCTCTAAGACAAAAAGGTGCCGTTTTCGTTGAGGAACTCGACGAAATAAACGATCCTGAGGCCCGGGTCATCTTCAGTGCCCACGGCGTAAGCCCCGCGGTTATCGACGAAGCCAAAAGACGAGGCTTCCAGATAGTGGACGCCGTCTGTCCGCTCGTAACCAAGGTCCACAACGAAGTGAGGCACTACTCCGAGATGGGATACACGATAATACTCGTAGGCCACAGGGATCACGTAGAAGTCATAGGAACGAAAGGCGAGGCGCCAGACAGCGTCGTGGTTGTGGAATCGGCAAGCGAGGCCCTCTCGGTTAATATCCCGGATCCACAAAAAGTAGCCTACGTGACGCAGACTACCCTAAGCGTCGACGACACGAAGGAAATAGTGGCGGCGCTTGAAAAGCGCTTTCCGAAAATCGCAAAGCCTTCCAAGCTCGATATCTGCTACGCCACCCAGAACCGCCAAGATGCCGTAAAAGAACTCGCCGAGATCTCAGACGTCATTTTCATCGTGGGATCACCCGAGAGCTCGAACTCAAACAGGCTGGTCGAAGTCGCAAAATCATGTGGCGTAAGAGAAGCCTACTTGATTGAAGATACAGAAGGGCTCGGCGGTGTGGAAACGCTTGAGCAGAACATGACCGTGGGTATAAGTTCCGGCGCCTCAACTCCCGAGGTAATAATCGAAGAACTGCTGGCAAAGCTACAGGATTTGGGAGCCACCACCTTTGAAGAATTCAGCTTGAAGGAGGAATCCACGAAATTCCCCTTTCCACATTCGCTTGAGTTCTCAACAAGCTGAGTCTACCGAAAATGCAGGAACAAACCTCAAGGTACGTAGCCGACATAGAGGTCCCGGAGGGGGTAGTGTCAATAGACTGCGAGGTGAGAAACGGGGATAAGCCGGAGATCCTCTTTATCCTGAACAGCTCAACATGCGAGGGAACCGAAAACCCGCCCGTCGGAGATTTCCGGGGCTCTCTTGAGGGCCGCGGAGAAATCATAGTGGAAGCCGAAACGGACGATCCCGAAGCCTTTATAAGAAAAACCCTCTCCGCCGCGTACGGACCCCTCGCGGATATAACCCTTACAGATACAGATACCGACTGACGGATTCGGGGACGGAAACTGTTTCCTTAGTTAGCTATCCACCCGCCGTCAACGGAAAGCTCCGCTCCCGTCATGTACGCCACGTTTTCGCTGTCGCAGAGGAAAAGCACCGCGTGCGCCATTTCCTCGGGGGTCGCGAAACGGCCCAGGTGCCCGGTTATAGGCTGAAGCCCCTTCAGATACGCATCAAGCTCCGGTGGCGAATTGTCAAGAAAAGCCTGTACCATCGGAGTCAGGGTAGTGCCGGGATTTATGGCGTTTACCCTGATGCCGTTTGCCCCGTACTCAAG
This is a stretch of genomic DNA from Candidatus Dadabacteria bacterium. It encodes these proteins:
- the pyrF gene encoding orotidine-5'-phosphate decarboxylase, whose product is MGPENNGERAPQSCERLIIALDFDSSEEALALVELLGERIGIYKVGYQLFMREGMSFVKELVGLGKRVFLDLKMGDIDRTITAALRAVPEGVEFVTINGGKATVAAAKEGRGKRDRPLILSLTFLSSLDQDDLRALMMNENLELDEYVRVFTRRSIEAGCDGVVASGESIREIRREFGSSLVIVAPGIRPEGRSRNDHKRALTPKMAIDYGADYLVVGRPVTEAENSLEVAENLIEEVNCAVAGKRD
- the ispH gene encoding 4-hydroxy-3-methylbut-2-enyl diphosphate reductase, translating into MLDLRCHGVIIYGDMRVVVAKPRGFCAGVERAIEIVERALEMYGPPIYVRHAIVHNKRVVDSLRQKGAVFVEELDEINDPEARVIFSAHGVSPAVIDEAKRRGFQIVDAVCPLVTKVHNEVRHYSEMGYTIILVGHRDHVEVIGTKGEAPDSVVVVESASEALSVNIPDPQKVAYVTQTTLSVDDTKEIVAALEKRFPKIAKPSKLDICYATQNRQDAVKELAEISDVIFIVGSPESSNSNRLVEVAKSCGVREAYLIEDTEGLGGVETLEQNMTVGISSGASTPEVIIEELLAKLQDLGATTFEEFSLKEESTKFPFPHSLEFSTS